A stretch of Aedes aegypti strain LVP_AGWG chromosome 2, AaegL5.0 Primary Assembly, whole genome shotgun sequence DNA encodes these proteins:
- the LOC5572916 gene encoding leucine-rich repeat transmembrane neuronal protein 4, producing the protein MERFLRALQIFCIIFFCRALEAREYKCTLNEDQICVFRGVQLKTDDQIMASSFASIGKPPRNVKFEQSTVTSVPLGMFQAFPNLEEYDASHSGVKTLQTSSFSSATNIRELNLTGNKIQQLGNNAFQGANKITSIDLSQNVISEVKENAFDGLSHLTVLNLNSNQISILPSKVFAPLTALESIDLQYNSLTKIDDSQFETCTNLVSLNVSNNALQKFDLKQFLREWSVDSIDVSFNRLKVINIPKNVKKLIASNNQIQSVQVLGKEPQLIFLRLSQNKLTNMDQVPSFNKLVTLDLSYNEIETVDFNSVTKFKNLMLLKLDGNRLTTLSNSMISQWTYLKYLTLSHNELTQINMDVLKMLPKIIKLDLSNNKLTTVQTKDFSDMFPVMVRLMIEGNDFKCDGIASLVKELKYAMAEHKVTVDKCKRGQRLMSGICCS; encoded by the exons ATGGAGAGGTTTTTAAGAGCCTTACAAATATTCTG TATTATTTTCTTTTGCCGTGCAttagaagcaagggaatataaATGCACGTTGAATGAGGATCAGATATGCGTTTTCCGTGGTGTACAGCTCAAAACCGATGATCAAATCATGGCTTCATCGTTTGCTTCTATAGGAAAACCGCCCCGAAATGTGAAATTTGAACAATCAACAGTGACTTCTGTACCCTTAGGAATGTTTCAAGCTTTTCCAAACCTTGAAGAATACGATGCTAGTCACAGTGGAGTAAAAACGTTACAAACTAGTTCATTTTCCAGCGCTACAAACATCCGAGAACTGAATCTAACTGGCAACAAAATTCAACAGCTAGGAAACAATGCATTCCAAGGGGCGAACAAGATTACTAGCATAGACCTGTCGCAGAATGTTATCAGTGAAGTGAAGGAAAATGCATTTGATGGATTGAGTCATCTAACTGTCCTGAATTTGAATAGTAATCAAATTTCGATACTTCCTAGCAAAGTATTTGCGCCGTTGACAGCACTAGAAAGCATAGATTTGCAGTACAATTCGCTGACCAAAATAGATGATTCACAATTTGAAACTTGCACTAACCTAGTATCGTTGAATGTGTCGAACAATGCTctacaaaaatttgatcttaAACAATTTCTACGGGAGTGGTCGGTTGACTCCATAGACGTCAGCTTCAATCGGCTTAAGGTGATAAATATTCCTAAAAACGTCAAGAAGTTGATTGCATCGAACAATCAAATCCAATCTGTTCAAGTTCTAGGAAAAGAACCGCAGCTGATATTCCTTCGATTGTCACAAAATAAGCTGACTAACATGGATCAAGTTCCTAGCTTCAACAAGTTGGTAACCCTGGATCTATCATATAACGAGATCGAGACCGTTGATTTCAACTCTGTGACTAAATTCAAAAACCTTATGCTGCTCAAGTTAGATGGAAATCGGCTGACAACGTTGTCTAACTCCATGATCAGTCAGTGGACCTATTTAAAATATCTCACGTTATCGCACAATGAACTGACTCAGATTAACATGGATGTGCTGAAGATGCTGCCGAAGATTATCAAACTGGATTTGAGCAACAACAAGCTAACCACGGTGCAAACTAAGGATTTCAGTGATATGTTTCCGGTTATGGTGAGGTTGATGATTGAAGGTAACGATTTCAAGTGCGATGGTATAGCTTCCCTGGTGAAGGAACTGAAATACGCGATGGCTGAACATAAAGTTACTGTCGATAAGTGCAAACGAGGTCAGCGGCTGATGAGTGGCATCTGTTGCTCATGA